In the genome of uncultured Flavobacterium sp., the window TAATTTTGGTCCTGACGGAATTCGTTTTTCTACAGAAAACAATAGAAGTAACTCTAACTTAAAAAGTGAGTTGACTAAAGGTGTTGAAGCGGGTATTGAAGTTAAATTGTTTAAAAACAGATTAGGTTTTGATTTCTCTTACTACAAAACAAATACAACAAATCAAATTCTTTCTATTGAAACTCCATCACAAACAGGATATACAAAGGCGTGGATAAATGCAGGAGATGTCCAGAATAAAGGTTTTGAAGTAACGATGAATGTAATTCCGGTAAAAACTACAAATTTCTCCTGGGAAGTAAAAGTAAACTGGTCTACTAATAAAAATGAAGTAATCTCATTAGGGGGAGCTGATAGAATCTCGTTGGGATCTTTTCAGGGTGTAAATTATGTTGCTGAGGTTGGGAAACCGGTTGGGCAGCTTACGGGTTCTGGATTTACATATTTAAACGGGCAAAAAGTAATTCGTGCAAACGGAAGATATTTACAAACTGCTGGAGTTACTATTGGTGATGTAAATCCGGACTGGATTGGTGGTGTAAATAACGTTTTGACTTATAAAAATATCACGTTTAACTTTTTAATTGACGTGAAAAAAGGCGGAGATGTATATTCATTAGACCAACGTTTTGGGCATACTACAGGAATTTATCAAAGTACAGTATCTAATAATCATCTGGGACATCCGCAGAGAGATCCTGTTGCAGATGGTGGAGGGATTTTATTAGATGGTGTAAAAGAAGACGGAACTCCAAATGATAAGGTTGTTAGTGTACAAGGTTCAGACGGATACTTTTTTTACAATTCGATGCCACAGCAACAATATGTTTATGATGCATCTTATGTAAAGCTTCGTGAGGTTGGGTTGAGCTATAGATTACCGTCTAAATTTCTTGCAAAGACTTTTATCAGTAGTATGATTTTTGCTTTCAACGGATCTAATTTATGGATCATAAGTAAAAATTTGCCTTATGCTGATCCGGAAGCGGGACTTTCTTCAGGAAATCTTCAAGGTTTTCAAACCGGGGTTTTGCCTACATCAAAGGAGTATAACTTTAACATGAAAGTTCAATTCTAAAAACAAACAAAATGAAAATAGTAAAAACAATATTTTTTGCAGGAGCCATTTTACTTTCGATTGCTTCGTGTGACAATGTGGATAATTTAAATCAGGATAAAAAAGCATATACAACCGTTTTGCCAAATGCCTTGATGACAAATGCACAAGTTAATTATGCCTATTTCCTGACCAATGCTTCTGTAAATGATAATAATTTTAGAGGATACGCGCAATATTGGACAAGTACAACATATACTGATGAGGTAAATTACAACCAGGAAGCAAGGAATTTAGGAAATTCTCATACGGTTATATTGTATAGAGATGTTTTGCAGGATTTATTAAATGCTGAAAAACAGATTAAAGCTAAAGAAGCACTTGGTCCGGTTGATACAGCGGTTAAGAAAAACAAAATTTCGATTCTTGAAGTTCAAATTGTTATGGCTTATCAAACGCTTGTCGATTTGTTTGGAAATGTTCCTTATACCGAAGCTTTGGATATTGCAGCGCATCCGCTTCCTAAATATGATGATGCAAAAAGTATTTATCTGGATTTAGCAATACGCTTAGATGCTGCAATTGCTGATATGGATGCGGGTAAAGAAAGTTTTGGTACAGCAGATTTAATATATAAAGGTAATGTAGCTAACTGGAAAACATTGGCAAACAGTGTGAAACTAAAATTAGGATTACACCTTGCTGATGTAGAACCTGCAAAAGCCAAAAGTATGGTAGAAAGTGCGTACAATTCCGGAGTAATGACAAATGAAAGCCAAACAGCATTGTTTAAATATTTTTCGTCAATTGTAGATATGAATCCTTTGTATAATACTCTGGTAAATGAACAACAGACTGTACCTACAGAGTTTTTTGTTAATGAACTGAATGCAAAAGAAGACCCAAGACGAGATGTTTTCTTTAATCCACTTTCTAAAAAAGGTGGTGTTTACAAAGGAGCGCCTTATGCCAAACAGGTAGGTTATGGTGATTTTTCTAACGTAGGATCAAGGCTAAAAGAAAAAACAAATCCGGGAGTTATTTTTGATTATACAGAAACATGTTTCTTACTGGCAGATGCAGCTAATAGAGGATTTTCTGTAGGCGGTACGGCAGATGAGTATTACAAAAAAGGAATTTTGGCAAGTATGTATTTTTGGAAAATTGCTGATGCTGATGCACAAACGTATGTTAATAGAGTTGATGTTGCTTTTGCTACTGCAACCGGAACAGCCAAAGAAAAGATAGCGTACCAACTTTGGATTGGCTATTATAATAGAGGATTTGAAGCCTGGACAGAATATAGAAGATTAGATTTTCCTGCTTTACATGCGCCTTCAACTGCAGTTGATGCTGCTGAAGGGAAAGTGCCGGTTCGTAATATTTATTCGCTTTTTGATAAAACGCTGAATAAAGATAATTATGATGCTGCAGCTGCTGCTATTGGTGGAGATTTAATGACAACAAAAATATTTTGGGACAGATTTTAAATTGAGTTAGTTTTCTGTTTTTGAAACCGGGAGTCTTTAATTAGATTTCCCGGTTTTTTTTTTTTATTTTAACCGCAAAGGGCACTAAGATTTAATTTTACTTTACGCATAGAAAACACAAAGTTCGCAAAGCTAGGTCAACACAAAGCTTTGCGAACTTTGTGTTTTTGTAAAATCATACTTTTAAAAAATCTTAGTGACCTTTGCGGTTATATAAAGTCAGTTCTAAAATTAACTTGGCAAACATAGGAGAAGTTTTACCGCAAAGGGCGCTAAGATTTAATTTTACTTTACGCATAGAAAACACAAAGTTCGCAAAGCTAGATAAACACAAAGCTTTGCGAACTTTGCGTTTTGCGGGATTTTTCATAGACTATGCTTGAATTTTCTTATATCACTTATATGGTTAGTTTTTAATTGTATACTCGGTATAAATGGATTTTTAATTAAATATGTGCAATATTATTAGAGTATTTTTTAACACTATGTTTTTTTAGAGTTAAAAAGTTGTTAATTATGTATTGTTTTTAAATAACATAGTATCAGTAAAATAGTACGTATGTTGGTAATTTTGGTGGCAACAATTTAACCTAAACATATTATGAAAATAAAATTACTAATGTTATTACTGGTTTTTTCGGTAGGGAAAATTAGTGCGCAAGGTCTTCCTTGCCGGACGACGGAAGAAAACGCTAAAGTGTATCGGGCAAACCCAAATTCACTTCAAGAGAAAAAAGATTTTGACACTTTTACTAAGAATTTTGCCCTTCAGCGTAAAAGTAAAACTGCAAAAACAGAAGCAGTTACGTATACTATTCCGGTAGTTTTTCACATTTATGGAGATGTGCAAAGTGGTAAAACAATTACGTATGAAAAGATCGTTAATCATTTGGCACAATTAAATGATGACTTTAACGGAAGAAACGCAGATTTTCAAACCGTTGAACCTTTCTTTCAGGCAAGAAGAGGAACTATAAACATCGAATTTAAACTAGCCAAAAAGGACCCAAATGGAGGCTGTACAACCGGTGTAGTTTTTCATAGTGCTAAAAATGGTTATGGAAATGGTGGTGGTTATGACGACCAGATTGCAGCAGATGCATGGGACAATACAAAATATATGAACGTTTATATTCAGAATGATTTGTATAATGACGGCACTTTAAACAATTCCGGAGTTGCATGGTATCCAAATACGGCAATGACAGCAAACAATACAGCACGTGTTGTTTTTAACGGTGCTTATCTTTACGATAACTCATACAGTAAAGAATTTTCGTCAACGTTATCACATGAGTTTGGTCATTTTCTAAATCTAATTCATACTTTTGAAGGAGGCTGTACCGGAACGGATGAAGTCGCTGATACTCCAGCAGAAGACGGTTTACATACACTTGCTTGTACGCCCGGAACAAATTGTAGCGGAGATAAGGTAAACATCGAAAACTACATGGGGTATAATGGTGCACAAGGCTGTTACAAAATGTACACGCAAGGGCAGGTTGACAGAATGCTGGCGGCATTGCAGCATCCTGCAAGAATCACGCTTTGGCAACCTCAAAATTTAATAGATACAGGAGTTAACGCAACAGAAAGCAGTTTAACTGCAAGTGTAACCACATTAAAAGAAACAGTTGTAAATGATGGAGCTTTTGATACGCCATCTGTAGTAACATTAAGCGCAGGCAAAACATTTGCGTTAAGCTCTGGAACAATGATTGCCGGAACACATTATACTCACACTTTTCCGGCGGGTATATCACCAGTAGTGACGGTAAATTCTAACGGACAGGTAACAGTAACCCTTATAGGAAAAGCTGCAAATCATGCCGTAGCACAAAATACAACAGCTGGAATTACATTTTTGCCAGCTGCATTTACCGGAGGAACAACAGGTTTATCTTGTACGTCTTTATTTTTCAATTTGAAATTTACAGATCCGTACGGGATATTTTTTGTTGATATGCCTAATGTAAATATTTCTTCAAGTTTAACCTGGAAAGCTTTTAATATAGCAAAAGGAGATGATACCTCATTTGGAGGTTGGCGTTATGTTGCCAATGCGCTAAAAATTGAAACTTATGGGAAAAAGTTAGCTTGTGAAACTGGTACCAGAAATATTTCTTTATTAGGACAAAATGTTGCTGTAGGACCAACAAGTAATATGACAGCTCCGGGTGCATATCCTAATCAGTTAGATTTAAGAACAGCAACTTATACCGCTTGGGAAGGAAAATCCGGATATGTAGGTTTTGAATACCAAATAGAAGGGCAAACTTGTTACGGATGGTTTAAAGTTGATGTTGCGGCAGGTGGAGATGCTTTTACTATTTCTGAGTATGCTTATAACACACAGCCTAATGCACCAATTTATACCGGAATGTCTAATAAAACTGCAGTAACATTATCAGATACCGTTTTGTATGAAGCAGAAGCAAATGACGGAGGTGTTACAGCAACCAGTACGATTGCATTATCGACCAATAATGCAACATTTACTAAAAGCACGGGAACTTTTACGGCAGGAACTGATTATACTGTAACCGGAGTTCCTTCTGGATTAACGGCAGTATTAACACTTCAGGCAAATAATAAAGTTGCGGTATCTTTTACAGGAAAAGCAACAGCACATCTTCCTGCAAATGATGCTTCTGTAGTTATTACTTTTAAAGATGCTGCAATTACAGGCGGAATTTCAACTCTTGATAGTGCTGCAAAAACTATCAATTTGAAATTTGATTCACCTTACGGAGTTTTCTATGTTAATAATCCTGATTATGTTGCTTCGGCAGCACAAACATGGCAATATTTTAATTTAGGACTTGGTGATAATACAGAATATGGAGCTTGGCAATTTGCAGCAGCAGCTTTAAAAATTGAAACTTATGGCAAAAGATTAGTTTGCCAGACAGGAACAAGAAATATTATTTTAATTAATCAGGGAACATCAATTGGTGCGTCAAGTAGTTTTGTGGCACCGGGAGCTGCATATCCGGATCAGTTAGATTTAAGAACAGCAAATTACACCGCTTGGGACAATCAAACAGGATATGTTGGTTTTGAATACATGAGCAGAGGACGTACTTGTTATGGTTGGATGCATGTAAAAGTAGAAGCAGGTGGAGTTGGTTATACCGTTTTAGATTATGCATATAACACAAGACCTAACGAATCAATTTTGGCAGGAACTCAGACTCCGGTCACTGTTTTGGCTCCAACAAGTTTAACAGCTACAGCTAATAATACTACTTTAGAAGTGCAGTTAACCTGGGTTAATAATGCTACAAATGCGACAAACGTTACAGTTGAAAGAGCAGGAGCTGATAATGTTTTTGCCGAAATAGTAACCTTGCCAAGTACAGCGTTAACCTATACAAATACAGGTTTAACAGCTGGAAATACATACAAATACAGAGTTCGTGCAAAAGCGAATACTATTTATTCGGCATATTCTAATGAAGTTTCAGCAACTATTACAGCCACTTCAGCTTATTGTACTACACAGTCTGACAATAAATACGAATACATTAACTCTGTAACTATCGGAAGTTTTAACAATGCTTCCGGTAAAAATACAGGTGGTTATGCTGATTATACTTCTAAAACAATAACAGTATCGCCAAGTGCGCCTACAAATGTAAGTTTGACGCCAGGTTTTTCAGGAGATGCTTATTTAGAATATTGGGGAATCTGGATTGATTATAACAAGAACAATATTTTTGAAGCTTCAGAAAAAGTGATCGACGGAATTTCTTCTAACGGAACTGCTACCGGTAGTTTTACTGCAGCTTCATTTACGGGATCGACAAGAATGAGAATCGTAATGAAATATTATTCGAACCCATCAGCTTGTGGTAATATTGTTGACGGAGAAGTTGAAGATTATACCGTAGTTTCAGGAACAGTGACAAACCCAAATCCGGCAACATTGGCTACACCTATTGCCGGTAATTCAGGAGTTTATTCATCAGGATTCTATAGTTCATGGACGACAGTTGCTAATGCTACTGATTATGAAGTGCAATTAAATAATGCAACTACAGGCTGGACAACATTTGGAACTTCAACAACCTATTATTTATGGATTCCAAAACAAGGAACGCAAACCGTTTATCAATTTAGAGTAAAAGCAAAAAATGCTACTGAATTCAGTGATTGGAGTAATCCATTGACGATTGATTTACAAAGCGGAAGCGCAGGACCAGATCAAATCGATTTTACAAAATCATTTGCGATGTATCCTAATCCGGCTTCAGATGTAGTTAATTTTAGTTTTAAAAATCTAAATGCATCAACAATTAAAATAACGATTTATGATAGTACAGGGAATTTAATAGATGTTTTACAAAACAATGTAACCTCTTATCCTGTAAACCGTCTTAGAAAAGGAATCTATATCGTTGTGGCTACAGACGGAAGCTTCACAGAAAATAAAAAGCTATTGATAAAATAGTTTTGGTTTTTGCTGGTTGTAATAATCTTAAAGTATCTATGCATATTTCTGAAAATTGCAGCTAACAAATAAACTTAAGTTTGGTTAAGAAAAAAGGGGAAACGATTTGTCGTTTCCCCTTTTTGTTTTCTTTTAAATAAAACAAATTAATTCACGCCAATTCCAAAAGGATTTTCAATACTATGCATTGGAGTTGTAAACCATTTTGGACCTTCAGATGTCATATAAAAATGATCCTCATGACGAATTCCAAATTGTCCCGGAATACAAATCATAGGCTCATTACTCACAACCATTCCTTCTTGCAAAACGGTAGAATTTCCTCTCACAAGATATGGATATTCGTGTATGTCTAACCCGGTTCCATGACCAACGCGATGAGGTAATCCCGGAAGTTCATAATCTGGGCTTAAACCTGCTTCTGCAATTACTTTTCGGGCTGCATCATCTACAGAACCACATGTTGCTCCTAATTGTGCTGCATCAAAAGCCGCTTTTTGAGCTGCTTTCTCTAAGTTCCAAATTTTTGTATGTGCTTCAGTTGGTGTTCCATAAACGTAAGTTCTTGTAATATCAGATAAATAAC includes:
- a CDS encoding SusD/RagB family nutrient-binding outer membrane lipoprotein — protein: MKIVKTIFFAGAILLSIASCDNVDNLNQDKKAYTTVLPNALMTNAQVNYAYFLTNASVNDNNFRGYAQYWTSTTYTDEVNYNQEARNLGNSHTVILYRDVLQDLLNAEKQIKAKEALGPVDTAVKKNKISILEVQIVMAYQTLVDLFGNVPYTEALDIAAHPLPKYDDAKSIYLDLAIRLDAAIADMDAGKESFGTADLIYKGNVANWKTLANSVKLKLGLHLADVEPAKAKSMVESAYNSGVMTNESQTALFKYFSSIVDMNPLYNTLVNEQQTVPTEFFVNELNAKEDPRRDVFFNPLSKKGGVYKGAPYAKQVGYGDFSNVGSRLKEKTNPGVIFDYTETCFLLADAANRGFSVGGTADEYYKKGILASMYFWKIADADAQTYVNRVDVAFATATGTAKEKIAYQLWIGYYNRGFEAWTEYRRLDFPALHAPSTAVDAAEGKVPVRNIYSLFDKTLNKDNYDAAAAAIGGDLMTTKIFWDRF
- a CDS encoding M43 family zinc metalloprotease, whose protein sequence is MKIKLLMLLLVFSVGKISAQGLPCRTTEENAKVYRANPNSLQEKKDFDTFTKNFALQRKSKTAKTEAVTYTIPVVFHIYGDVQSGKTITYEKIVNHLAQLNDDFNGRNADFQTVEPFFQARRGTINIEFKLAKKDPNGGCTTGVVFHSAKNGYGNGGGYDDQIAADAWDNTKYMNVYIQNDLYNDGTLNNSGVAWYPNTAMTANNTARVVFNGAYLYDNSYSKEFSSTLSHEFGHFLNLIHTFEGGCTGTDEVADTPAEDGLHTLACTPGTNCSGDKVNIENYMGYNGAQGCYKMYTQGQVDRMLAALQHPARITLWQPQNLIDTGVNATESSLTASVTTLKETVVNDGAFDTPSVVTLSAGKTFALSSGTMIAGTHYTHTFPAGISPVVTVNSNGQVTVTLIGKAANHAVAQNTTAGITFLPAAFTGGTTGLSCTSLFFNLKFTDPYGIFFVDMPNVNISSSLTWKAFNIAKGDDTSFGGWRYVANALKIETYGKKLACETGTRNISLLGQNVAVGPTSNMTAPGAYPNQLDLRTATYTAWEGKSGYVGFEYQIEGQTCYGWFKVDVAAGGDAFTISEYAYNTQPNAPIYTGMSNKTAVTLSDTVLYEAEANDGGVTATSTIALSTNNATFTKSTGTFTAGTDYTVTGVPSGLTAVLTLQANNKVAVSFTGKATAHLPANDASVVITFKDAAITGGISTLDSAAKTINLKFDSPYGVFYVNNPDYVASAAQTWQYFNLGLGDNTEYGAWQFAAAALKIETYGKRLVCQTGTRNIILINQGTSIGASSSFVAPGAAYPDQLDLRTANYTAWDNQTGYVGFEYMSRGRTCYGWMHVKVEAGGVGYTVLDYAYNTRPNESILAGTQTPVTVLAPTSLTATANNTTLEVQLTWVNNATNATNVTVERAGADNVFAEIVTLPSTALTYTNTGLTAGNTYKYRVRAKANTIYSAYSNEVSATITATSAYCTTQSDNKYEYINSVTIGSFNNASGKNTGGYADYTSKTITVSPSAPTNVSLTPGFSGDAYLEYWGIWIDYNKNNIFEASEKVIDGISSNGTATGSFTAASFTGSTRMRIVMKYYSNPSACGNIVDGEVEDYTVVSGTVTNPNPATLATPIAGNSGVYSSGFYSSWTTVANATDYEVQLNNATTGWTTFGTSTTYYLWIPKQGTQTVYQFRVKAKNATEFSDWSNPLTIDLQSGSAGPDQIDFTKSFAMYPNPASDVVNFSFKNLNASTIKITIYDSTGNLIDVLQNNVTSYPVNRLRKGIYIVVATDGSFTENKKLLIK